In the genome of Halococcus salifodinae DSM 8989, the window CCCGCTCAGAGAGGGGTATAAGAGACAGTCGCAGGACGGCGCAAGGGTCGCCGAAAATCGAACCGACCCCACCACCCACCACAGGGACCTATAACGGTGTCTAGGGGGACCCCACCCGGCACCTCTCACCTCGCGGTGGGACCGACCGATCTAGTCTGGTGGCGGTCCTCTATCCTCGTCGCGCCGGAAGTCTCCCGACGCAGCCGACACCCAGTCCTCGACGATCGGATCCCACGCCATCAGTGACCAGTCCTCCTCGAGCGCACTGCCGTCACGATCGTCGCCGCCCGGATCGCGTGGATCGAGATCGACGTCGGCGCTAGATCCGTACCGCCGCGACCCCGACGGCAGGAACGACAGCGAGCCACGACCGAGGTACGCACTGATGTAGTGCGCCGCGTTCCGTGCGTCCACCCGCCGGATGTCCACCACCCGGCCGAGGCCGACGCGCTCGGCCAACTGCGACAGTTCCCGCTGCGGCAGGAACCGATCCACGAGCAGGTGCAGGTGCGGCCGGTCCCGCTCGTCTCCCTCGTGCCGCACCCACAGATACGACAGGTTTGGATAGCGGTCCCTCAGTTCCGTCCTCAGCGCGTTCCACCGATCGGTGATGTACTCGTGCTTCTCCTCCTTCGACGCGGGCGCTCTGCGGTCCACTGTGAGCGTCAGGAACCGACGCATCTCCGGGCGCTCCTCCGTGATCCGTTCTATCTCCTCGATCAGTCCCATCCTCAGCCGGTGGCCGCAACACTCGCAGTCCCACGAACCGCAACGGTACGACGCCTGTTCCCCCGATTCTGTCTGGTACTTCAGGTGCGCCAAGTCCTTCCGGCAGTCCGGCCGCTCCCGATCCGGCCCGCAATCCCAGTCCCGACCGAGCCGTGACTGCTCATCCAACTCGACCTCGCCGTCGACGGGATCCGCGCTCACTCCGACCACCCCGACCGACGCGATCGCGAGCTGCTCCACGAGTGGCCCGACAGCACGTCCGGCCCAGCTGGGGCGGCACTATCCGACGACCGCGACGAAGACGAGCCGGTGGCACCGCACCGCACCATAGCCACCGGCACGTCTTCTACCGCACCGCACGGTGGAACGCCTGAATTGGCGAAGCATAGCGGCTCTTGAGTTGTTCTAACTAGCGTCGAGTAAAGACCGCACCGCCGCCGCACCGCCACCGCACAAGATAGCCCCCTCCCGCCGGTCGGGGGCGTGCGGATCGGGCGGCCCTCGAGCCGGGTACGCCGGCTCTCGGGCAAATCAAGATCGCCCGATCCTTGCGGTGGATCGGCGCTTAGTCGTCCAGACCGAGCGTTTCCGTGAACCGTCGAAACACTTACTGACTCGGCTGAGAGAGGACAGAGCGAGGACGAACCCTCCGGCCAAGAGGTTTCCACCGGGCGATTCTGCCACAAATCGCGTCCGGTGGAATCGTCCGTCGCCCGGGCCTTCTCCGGGCATTCACTCACGTTGCGTAGCTTTGACTGCGACGAGAACGACTAGCCCCTTAAAGAATACTGACCTTTCACCCCGGCAGAACATCTACCTATCCCGATACTACCAACACGCCCACATATTGTTATTAGCAGTTCTAACCATAGCCAGACAGAACCCGAAACCGCATGACAGCGCAGGGGTCGCCGATCGCCCCGGAGTATCACCCATCACAACTTACCGCCGTCTTGCGATTCTTCCCCCTGTCGAATCCCGGCCCTATCCGTACAATCGCAGGACGGCGTAAGGATACCCCTGTCTGAACCGCCACAACTTACCGCCGTCTTGCGATTCTCCCACCACAATCACTCGCCCCT includes:
- a CDS encoding rolling circle replication-associated protein, whose translation is MEQLAIASVGVVGVSADPVDGEVELDEQSRLGRDWDCGPDRERPDCRKDLAHLKYQTESGEQASYRCGSWDCECCGHRLRMGLIEEIERITEERPEMRRFLTLTVDRRAPASKEEKHEYITDRWNALRTELRDRYPNLSYLWVRHEGDERDRPHLHLLVDRFLPQRELSQLAERVGLGRVVDIRRVDARNAAHYISAYLGRGSLSFLPSGSRRYGSSADVDLDPRDPGGDDRDGSALEEDWSLMAWDPIVEDWVSAASGDFRRDEDRGPPPD